From one Deinococcus detaillensis genomic stretch:
- a CDS encoding WecB/TagA/CpsF family glycosyltransferase, with amino-acid sequence MTRPRLTLLDLPLDPVTLDQALERLSVWVQPGQRSAHTVVTLNPEFIMQARAEDAQTAMTQAATNQAAAPSAFTQAMQQADLVTADGVGIVWAARKLLGQEVPRAPGFDLTSGLMAKHGSALRVFFLGSKPGVAEAAAAAAVSRYGIQVAGVHHGYFDTSEDQRVAELIRASGADLLLTGMGAGRQETFNEYWRGVLGVPVMIGCGGVLDVLAGSAQLAPVWTRKLGVEWIWRVVGDRKRWGRAPRLARFVLLVNRQAKATGHRAKP; translated from the coding sequence ATGACCCGTCCCCGCCTGACGCTGCTCGATTTGCCTCTCGACCCCGTCACCCTCGACCAAGCGCTCGAGCGCCTCAGCGTCTGGGTGCAGCCGGGTCAGCGCTCAGCGCACACGGTGGTCACGCTCAATCCTGAATTCATCATGCAGGCGCGGGCCGAAGACGCCCAAACCGCAATGACTCAGGCTGCAACAAATCAGGCCGCAGCGCCCAGCGCCTTTACGCAGGCCATGCAGCAAGCTGACCTCGTCACCGCCGACGGGGTGGGGATTGTCTGGGCCGCCCGTAAACTGCTGGGCCAAGAAGTGCCGCGTGCGCCGGGCTTTGATTTGACCAGCGGCCTGATGGCCAAGCACGGCAGCGCCCTGCGCGTCTTTTTTCTCGGCTCCAAGCCGGGCGTGGCTGAAGCGGCGGCGGCGGCGGCGGTCAGCCGTTACGGCATTCAGGTGGCGGGCGTGCATCACGGCTACTTCGACACCAGCGAAGATCAGCGGGTGGCCGAACTCATTCGCGCCAGCGGCGCAGATCTGCTGCTGACCGGCATGGGCGCGGGGCGGCAAGAAACATTCAACGAATACTGGCGCGGCGTGCTGGGCGTACCGGTGATGATCGGCTGCGGCGGCGTCCTGGACGTGCTGGCGGGCAGCGCTCAACTGGCCCCGGTCTGGACACGCAAGCTGGGCGTCGAGTGGATCTGGCGTGTGGTCGGCGACCGCAAGCGCTGGGGCCGCGCTCCCAGATTGGCCCGTTTCGTGCTGCTGGTCAACCGGCAGGCCAAAGCTACAGGCCACCGCGCCAAGCCCTGA